From Cannabis sativa cultivar Pink pepper isolate KNU-18-1 chromosome 8, ASM2916894v1, whole genome shotgun sequence, a single genomic window includes:
- the LOC115699213 gene encoding protein WHAT'S THIS FACTOR 9, mitochondrial produces MNLKPRNPLLSFLISNPSYEPTKLYLLPPYFHQWRGISKVRLKWVKNRSLDHIIDKDTELKAACLLKDAIKRSPTGFLTAKSFTDWQKLLGLTVPVLRFMRRYPTIFHEFPHAQYSNLPCFKLTDTSLLLDSQEQSIHQAHENDAVERLCRLLMMTKTRTLPLKSLYPIKWDLGLPDNFEKLMVPKYPDLFRFIKASNGLNCLRLLQWRDDLAVSALEMSKENSEVGDEYRQFKRGQTTLSFPMSFPRGYGAQKKVREWMEEFQKLPYISPYEDSKNIDPNSDLMEKRVVGLLHEILSVTLHKKTKRNYLRSMREELNLPHKFTRIFTRYPGIFYLSLKCKTTTVSLREGYQRGKLVNKHPLTRVREKFYHVMRTGLLYRGKGEILLPKVGIMLDNGETESELEESEEEEDVDVDGEGEGSEDISDFEDSDEV; encoded by the coding sequence ATGAACCTCAAACCGAGAAACCCTTTACTTTCGTTCCTAATCTCAAACCCCTCGTACGAACCCACCAAGCTTTATCTTCTTCCTCCCTATTTCCATCAATGGCGAGGCATATCCAAAGTTCGCCTCAAATGGGTCAAGAACAGAAGCCTTGACCACATAATCGACAAGGATACCGAACTCAAAGCCGCTTGTCTTCTCAAAGATGCCATTAAAAGGTCCCCCACCGGCTTCCTCACCGCCAAGTCCTTTACCGATTGGCAGAAGCTTCTAGGCCTCACCGTACCTGTTCTCCGGTTCATGCGAAGGTACCCAACAATCTTTCATGAATTTCCACACGCCCAATACTCAAATTTGCCTTGTTTTAAGTTAACGGACACTTCACTGTTGTTAGACTCACAAGAACAGAGTATACACCAAGCTCATGAAAACGACGCCGTTGAGAGGCTTTGTAGACTGCTTATGATGACCAAAACTAGAACTTTACCGCTTAAATCTTTGTATCCGATCAAATGGGATCTGGGTTTGCCTGATAATTTTGAGAAGTTAATGGTTCCTAAGTACCCAGATCTTTTTCGGTTCATTAAGGCCTCAAATGGGTTGAATTGCTTGAGGCTTTTGCAATGGCGTGATGATTTAGCTGTTTCAGCATTGGAAATGAGTAAGGAGAATAGTGAAGTGGGGGATGAGTATAGGCAATTTAAGAGAGGTCAAACGACATTGTCGTTTCCCATGAGTTTTCCAAGGGGTTATGGAGCTCAGAAGAAGGTTAGAGAGTGGATGGAGGAGTTTCAGAAATTACCATACATTTCTCCTTATGAGGATTCCAAGAATATTGATCCCAATAGTGATTTAATGGAGAAAAGAGTTGTTGGGCTTCTACATGAGATTTTGAGCGTGACTcttcacaaaaagacaaagaGGAACTATTTGAGAAGCATGAGAGAGGAGTTAAATCTTCCTCATAAGTTTACAAGAATCTTCACTAGGTACCCTGGGATTTTCTACTTGTCCTTGAAGTGCAAAACAACAACAGTTTCTCTTAGAGAAGGGTACCAAAGAGGGAAACTGGTGAACAAACATCCCTTGACTCGTGTTAGAGAGAAATTTTATCATGTTATGAGAACAGGTTTGCTTTATAGAGGCAAAGGTGAAATCCTTCTACCAAAAGTGGGTATTATGCTTGACAATGGGGAGACTGAAAGTGAGCTAGAAGAAtctgaagaagaggaagatgttGATGTTGATGGTGAAGGTGAAGGTTCTGAGGACATTTCTGACTTTGAAGACTCTGACGAAGTTTAG
- the LOC133030463 gene encoding uncharacterized protein LOC133030463, with protein MAASTTSADFLLYVSANTSSTEFEKFLVICWSIWFERNAEYHDKPSKKAAAVLDFATNYLLKYQNAQASSLNNAGTATSTASRASVTQETPLPPPTALWTAPPLGKLKLNSDAACNKALGKIGISAVVRDSFGVIVAALSKPIQGCFKPEEMEAVALAHSLKWVVNLGLSINFIETDSLLVVQGLKIAHMCNSAFHLILNDVNYLVSFFPRAQITHVRRSANTYVDVLAKFALTVDTDVSWLEEFSPPLMTVM; from the coding sequence atggCTGCTTCTACTACTTCAGCAGATTTCTTGCTCTATGTCTCGGCTAATACCTCCTCCACTGAGTTTGAAAAATTCTTGGTAATTTGCTGGAGTATATGGTTTGAACGTAATGCTGAATACCATGATAAACCATCAAAGAAGGCTGCTGCAGTATTGGATTTTGCTACAAACTACCTTCTGAAATATCAAAATGCTCAGGCTTCCTCTTTGAACAATGCTGGTACTGCTACATCAACTGCTTCACGGGCTTCAGTGACTCAAGAAACACCATTGCCACCACCAACTGCTCTATGGACTGCCCCGCCGCTTGGCAAACTTAAATTGAATTCTGATGCTGCATGTAACAAAGCTTTGGGTAAAATTGGTATCAGTGCTGTGGTGAGAGACTCATTTGGAGTTATAGTTGCTGCCTTATCGAAACCAATACAAGGGTGTTTCAAACCTGAAGAAATGGAAGCTGTAGCTCTTGCTCACTCTCTGAAATGGGTTGTCAATCTTGgattatcaattaatttcaTAGAAACTGATTCTTTATTGGTGGTTCAAGGTTTAAAAATAGCACATATGTGTAATTCTGCTTTTCATTTGATTTTAAACGATGTAAACTATTTAGTATCCTTTTTCCCACGAGCACAGATCACTCATGTTAGACGATCTGCTAATACTTATGTTGATGTTTTGGCTAAGTTTGCTCTTACGGTGGATACTGATGTTTCTTGGTTGGAGGAATTTTCACCTCCACTTATGACTGTTatgtaa
- the LOC115699219 gene encoding F-box protein At3g58530, with protein sequence MEGEEAEELTTWCRETVPKVFRIVSTRLPQRELVSLLLVSPWIYRTLASYPSLWLAIDFRERSNAGNLLISALSLPRYQHVKQVNLEFAQDIEEKHLELVKSKCSSTLQNLESLNLNGCQKISDKGIEAITSVCPKLKVFSIYWNVRVTDSGIRSLVKNCKHINDLNLSGCKNISDKSLRFVADHYPEIEFLNLTRCVKLTDSGLQQILLSCSSLQSLNLYALSSLSDDTYKSISLLSHLKFLDLCGAQNLSDEGVFSIAKCHSLVSLNLTWCIRVTDAGVIAIAEGCTSLDFLSLFGIVGVSDKCLEALSRSCSDKLTTLDVNGCIGIKKRSRNDLLQLFPHLKCFKVHS encoded by the exons ATGGAAGGAGAAGAAGCAGAGGAGCTCACCACCTGGTGCAGAGAAACGGTGCCTAAGGTTTTCAGAATCGTAAGCACCAGATTGCCTCAGAGGGAGCTTGTTTCTCTTTTGCTCGTCAGCCCATGGATTTATCGCACTTTGGCCTCCTACCCTTCTCTTTGGCTG GCTATTGATTTTCGAGAGAGGAGTAATGCTGGGAATTTGCTTATTTCTGCTCTTTCCTTG CCGAGATATCAGCATGTGAAGCAGGTAAACCTTGAATTTGCACAAGATATTGAAGAAAAACATCTTGAACTGGTTAAGAGCAAG TGTTCAAGTACACTTCAAAATCTGGAATCTTTAAATCTTAATGGTTGCCAAAAGATTTCTGATAAGGGAATTGAAGCTATAACAAGTGTATGTCCTAAACTGAAAGTCTTCTCTATCTACTGGAATGTCAG GGTGACAGATAGTGGTATAAGAAGTTTGGTGAAAAACTGCAAACATATCAATGATCTAAACTTAAGTGGCTGTAAG AATATTTCAGACAAAAGTTTGCGATTTGTTGCTGATCATTACCCAGAAATAGAGTTTTTGAATTTGACCAG GTGTGTCAAGTTGACAGATTCTGGCTTGCAGCAAATACTGCTGAGTTGCTCTTCTCTCCAAAGTCTCAATCTTTATGCCCTCTCTAG TCTCTCAGATGACACTTACAAGAGCATATCGCTTCTATCCCATCTCAAATTTTTGGATCTATGTGGTGCACAG AATCTCTCAGATGAAGGAGTGTTCTCCATAGCCAAGTGTCATAGCCTCGTCTCTCTCAATTTGACTTG GTGCATACGTGTCACTGACGCAGGGGTCATAGCCATTGCAGAGGGTTGCACCTCACTTGATTTTCTGAG CTTATTTGGAATAGTGGGAGTGAGTGACAAGTGCTTGGAGGCCTTATCAAGGTCTTGCTCTGATAAACTTACCACACTGGATGTGAATGGCTGTATTGGGATTAAG aAACGAAGCCGAAACGATTTACTTCAGCTGTTCCCACACCTGAAGTGCTTCAAAGTACACAGCTGA
- the LOC115699211 gene encoding carbon catabolite repressor protein 4 homolog 1 yields MLSVLRVHLPSDIPIVGCELTPYVLLRRPDKTVTTDDVPESAPLDGHFLRYKWYRIQSDKKVALCSIHPSEQATLQCLGCVKAKIPVAKSYHCSPKCFSDAWQHHRVLHDRAASAVNENGNEEEELFGRFNSSSSGSLNTGLSSSASTPSLTNGSAPLYPAAVTRNGGETWFEVGRSKTYTPTADDIGHVLKFECVVVDAETKVPVGHVNTILTNRVIPAPSPSPRRLVPVCGADVMGLEVDGRMSSSGTFTVLSYNILSDVYATSDIYSYCPSWALSWPYRRQNLLREIVGYRADIVCLQEVQNDHFDEFFSPELDKHGYQALYKRKTNEVYNGNPQTIDGCATFFRRDRFSHVKKYEVEFNKAAQSLTDAMIPSAQKKSALSRLVKDNVALIVVLEAKFSNQGGAENPGKRQLLCVANTHVNVHHDLKDVKLWQVHTLLKGLEKIAASADIPMLVCGDFNSTPGSAPHSLLAMGKVEPLHPDLAVDPLNILRPHTKLLHQLPLVSAYSSFARPGVGISLDQQRRRLDPSTNEPLFTNCTRDFIGTLDYIFYTADSLTVESLLELLDEESLRKDTALPSPEWSSDHIALLAEFRCKSRPRR; encoded by the exons GTATCGTATACAAAGTGATAAAAAGGTTGCCTTATGTAGTATACATCCATCCGAACAAGCCACACTGCAGTGTCTTGGTTGTGTCAAGGCAAAAATTCCTGTTGCCAAGAGTTACCATTGCTCTCCCAAGTGTTTTTCAGATGCGTGGCAGCATCATCGTGTTCTTCATGACCGTGCGGCAAGTGCAGTGAATGAAAATGGGAATGAGGAGGAAGAGTTGTTTGGTCGCTTCAATAGCTCATCATCTGGAAGTCTCAACACCGGCTTATCTAGTTCTGCATCAACCCCAAGCTTGACAAATGGATCAGCACCTCTATACCCGGCTGCTGTCACAAGGAATGGTGGTGAAACATGGTTTGAAGTTGGGCGCTCGAAAACATACACACCAACAGCTGATGACATTGGGCATGTTCTTAAGTTTGAGTGTGTCGTGGTGGATGCAGAAACGAAAGTACCTGTTGGACATGTTAACACTATATTAACTAACCGTGTCATTCCAGCGCCATCACCTAGTCCACGTCGCTTGGTTCCTGTATGTGGAGCTGATGTGATGGGGCTAGAGGTGGATGGACGCATGTCATCTTCGGGAACATTTACTGTTCTTTCATACAATATTTTGTCTGATGTATACGCCACTAGTGACATATACAGCTACTGTCCTTCATGGGCTCTTTCTTGGCCATATCGCAGACAGAATCTGTTGAGGGAAATAGTTGGCTACCGTGCAGATATTGTTTGTCTTCAGGAG GTTCAAAATGATCATTTTGATGAATTTTTCTCTCCTGAGCTGGACAAACATGGCTATCAAGCTTTATATAAGAGAAAGACGAATGAG GTCTACAACGGAAATCCACAGACAATTGATGGATGTGCAACTTTTTTCCGCAGAGATAGATTTTCACACGTCAAAAAATATGAG GTTGAATTTAACAAGGCTGCACAGTCCTTGACCGATGCTATGATTCCAAGCGCACAAAAGAAAAGTGCATTAAGTCGATTAGTTAAA GATAATGTTGCACTCATAGTGGTTCTTGAAGCAAAGTTTAGTAATCAGGGAGGAGCTGAAAATCCAGGGAAACGACAACTGCTTTGTGTG GCAAATACACATGTTAATGTCCACCATGATCTAAAAGATGTCAAGCTCTGGCAG GTTCATACGCTTTTAAAAGGATTGGAGAAAATTGCTGCTAGTGCAGATATTCCGATGTTGGTTTGTGGAGATTTCAATTCGACCCCTGGAAG TGCTCCTCATTCGCTTCTTGCTATGGGAAAGGTAGAACCTTTGCATCCAGATTTAGCAGTTGATCCTCTTAATATATTGCGCCCGCACACCAAACTGTTACATCAGCTACCGCTG GTGAGCGCTTACTCATCATTTGCGAGACCAGGCGTTGGTATCAGTTTGGATCAGCAGAGGAGAAGACTGGATCCTTCAACAAACGAACCTTTATTTACAAATTGTACTAGAGATTTTATTGGCACCCTAGATTACATATTTTACACAG CGGACTCTTTAACAGTGGAGTCCTTATTGGAGCTCTTGGATGAGGAAAGCTTGAGGAAAGACACAGCTCTTCCTTCCCCAGAGTGGTCCTCTGATCATATAGCACTCCTAGCTGAGTTTCGCTGCAAATCTAGACCTAGACGTTGA
- the LOC115699210 gene encoding DEAD-box ATP-dependent RNA helicase 37, with amino-acid sequence MSTSWADSVANSQSESAAAGSFDNSAPSRPSRSSYVPPHLRNRPASSDAPAVSNSAPSQAGTGYGVPSTGSRWNGGPRQDVGRPGYSSGGGWNSNRGRGGSGWDRGREREVNPFGTEDDAAEPSFTEQENTGINFDAYEDIPVETSGGNVPPPVNTFAEIDLGDALNNNIRRCKYVKPTPVQRHAIPISLAGRDLMACAQTGSGKTAAFCFPIISGIMRESNIQRPRGTRTAFPFALILSPTRELSSQIHDEAKKFSYQTGVRVVVAYGGAPINQQLRELERGVDILVATPGRLVDLLERARVSLQMIKYLALDEADRMLDMGFEPQIRKIVEQMDMPPPGMRQTMLFSATFPKEIQRMAADFLSNYIFLAVGRVGSSTDLIVQRVEFVHEADKRSHLMDLLHAQKENGTHGKNSLTLVFVETKKGADALEYWLTGSGFPATSIHGDRSQQEREYALKSFKSGKTPILVATDVAARGLDIPHVSHVINFDLPNDIDDYVHRIGRTGRAGKSGLATAFFNENNASLARPLADLMQEANQEVPDWLTRYASRAYGGGGGRNRRGGGRFGGRDFRRDSSYNRGQDYYGGGNSGGGGAGGGYGGGGGYGGPGVSSAWD; translated from the exons ATGAGCACTTCATGGGCTGATTCTGTTGCTAACTCTCAATCTGAGAGTGCAGCTGCTGGTTCATTTGATAACAGTGCTCCCTCTCGTCCTTCAAGATCATCATATGTTCCACCACATCTTCGTAACAGACCAGCCTCATCTGATGCACCTGCTGTCTCAAATTCTGCTCCATCGCAAGCCGGCACTGGCTATGGTGTACCATCGACTGGGTCTCGCTGGAACGGTGGTCCGCGGCAGGATGTTGGGCGCCCTGGATATAGTTCCGGTGGTGGCTGGAACAGCAATAGAGGCAGAGGAGGGTCCGGGTGGGACCGTGGAAGGGAGCGTGAGGTAAATCCATTTGGAACCGAAGATGATGCAGCAGAACCTTCTTTTACCGAGCAAGAGAACACAGGAATCAACTTTGATGCTTATGAGGATATTCCAGTGGAGACAAGTGGGGGTAATGTGCCACCGCCTGTGAATACTTTTGCCGAAATAGATTTGGGGGATGCATTGAATAATAATATTCGGAGGTGCAAGTATGTGAAGCCAACTCCTGTTCAACGACATGCAATTCCCATTTCTCTAGCTGGGCGAGACTTAATGGCATGTGCTCAGACCGGATCTGGAAAGACGGCTGCATTTTGTTTCCCAATCATTAGTGGAATCATGCGGGAGTCTAATATTCAGAGGCCTCGTGGAACTCGTACTGCTTTTCCTTTTGCTCTTATTCTCTCCCCTACAAGGGAGTTATCTAGCCAG ATACATGACGAAGCTAAAAAGTTTTCATATCAAACTGGTGTCAGGGTTGTTGTTGCTTATGGAGGAGCACCAATAAATCAACAG TTGCGAGAGCTTGAGAGAGGAGTTGATATTCTTGTTGCAACTCCTGGAAGATTGGTAGATTTGCTTGAGAGAGCTAGAGTGTCACTTCAGATGATCAAATATTTGGCTCTTGATGAGGCAGATCGGATGTTAGACATGGGTTTTGAACCTCAGATTAGAAAGATTGTAGAGCAGATGGACATGCCTCCACCTGGCATGCGTCAAACAATGCTATTCAGTGCTACATTTCCTAAAGAGATACAG AGAATGGCAGCTGACTTTCtttcaaattatatatttttggctgtTGGAAGAGTTGGTTCAAGTACTGATTTAATTGTCCAAAGAGTTGAATTTGTTCATGAAGCTGATAAGAGAAGTCATTTGATGGACCTTCTGCATGCTCAGAAGGAAAATGGAACCCATGGCAAG AACTCTTTGACTTTAGTTTTTGTTGAGACAAAGAAGGGAGCTGACGCATTAGAATACTGGTTGACTGGCTCTGGGTTTCCTGCTACAAGTATTCATGGTGATAGATCTCAACAG GAAAGAGAATATGCATTGAAGTCTTTTAAGAGTGGGAAAACACCAATATTAGTGGCGACAGATGTGGCAGCGCGTGGTCTTGATATTCCTCATgtttctcatgttataaacttTGATCTTCCTAACGACATTGATGACTATGTTCATCGGATAGGGCGAACAGGCCGAGCTGGCAAATCAGGTCTAGCAACTGCTTTTTTCAACGAGAACAATGCATCATTGGCAAGGCCTCTTGCTGATTTGATGCAAGAAGCAAACCAAGAAGTGCCTGATTGGCTTACTCGTTATGCATCAAGGGcttatggtggtggtggtggtagaAATCGCCGTGGTGGAGGTCGCTTTGGTGGTCGTGATTTCAGGAGGGACAGTTCTTACAATAGGGGTCAGGATTACTATGGTGGAGGTAATAGTGGTGGCGGTGGAGCTGGCGGTGGTTATGGTGGGGGTGGAGGTTATGGAGGTCCAGGAGTGAGCAGTGCTTGGGATTAg
- the LOC115699215 gene encoding probable sarcosine oxidase, with protein MEYSAEQFDIIVIGSGVMGSSTAYQTSKRGQKTLLLEQYDFLHHLGSSHGESRTIRATYPDDYYTDLVLDSYELWEQAQSEIGYKVYYKAHQFDMGPSDSESLNAIIAICRKKSLPHRVLNSQQVAQQFSGRIQIPENWVGLYLDKGGVIKPSKAVSMFQTLALKNGAVLKDNSEVKEIKKTGGENDGVLVVTASGESFRGKKCVVTVGAWTRKLVKRVSGVELPIQPLETTVSYWRIKEEHVSDYAIDNGFPSFASYGDPCIYGTPSFEYPGLIKVGIHGGYPCDPDKRPWRPGFSLGAMKEWIEERFSGRVDSSEPVMTQLCMYSMTPDEDFVLDLLGGEFGKVVVVGGGFSGHGFKMAPAVGTLLADLALTGETKGLDLEYFRIGRFSDNPKGNVKHY; from the coding sequence ATGGAATATTCCGCCGAACAATTCGACATTATAGTCATCGGCAGCGGAGTCATGGGAAGCTCTACCGCTTACCAAACTTCAAAGCGAGGCCAAAAAACTCTCCTCTTAGAACAATACGATTTCCTCCACCACCTTGGCTCCTCTCACGGTGAGTCACGCACCATACGCGCTACTTACCCAGACGACTACTACACTGATCTCGTTCTTGACTCCTACGAGCTCTGGGAACAGGCCCAATCTGAAATCGGCTACAAGGTCTATTACAAGGCCCACCAGTTTGATATGGGCCCATCCGATTCCGAGAGCCTCAACGCCATCATCGCCATCTGCCGCAAAAAATCACTCCCTCACCGGGTCTTAAACAGCCAACAAGTTGCTCAACAATTTTCGGGTCGGATTCAAATACCCGAAAATTGGGTCGGCCTTTACTTGGACAAAGGCGGGGTAATTAAGCCATCTAAGGCCGTTTCCATGTTCCAAACTCTTGCTTTGAAAAACGGTGCCGTATTGAAAGATAATTCCGAAGTTAAAGAAATCAAGAAGACAGGCGGAGAAAACGACGGCGTTCTGGTCGTTACCGCAAGTGGGGAGAGTTTTCGGGGAAAGAAATGTGTGGTGACAGTTGGGGCTTGGACGAGGAAGTTAGTTAAAAGGGTTAGCGGAGTTGAATTACCGATTCAGCCCTTGGAGACCACCGTGAGTTATTGGCGAATCAAAGAGGAACACGTGTCCGATTACGCCATTGACAACGGCTTCCCGTCTTTTGCAAGCTACGGTGATCCGTGCATTTACGGAACGCCTTCGTTTGAGTACCCGGGTCTGATCAAGGTTGGGATCCACGGCGGGTACCCTTGTGACCCGGATAAAAGGCCGTGGAGACCCGGGTTTTCACTTGGAGCAATGAAGGAGTGGATTGAGGAGCGGTTTTCGGGTAGGGTAGATTCAAGCGAACCGGTTATGACCCAATTGTGCATGTACTCAATGACCCCAGATGAGGATTTTGTGTTGGACTTGTTGGGTGGGGAGTTTGGAAAAGTTGTGGTGGTGGGTGGTGGGTTTTCCGGTCACGGATTCAAGATGGCACCGGCGGTGGGTACCTTGTTGGCCGATCTTGCGTTGACCGGAGAAACCAAAGGACTTGATCTCGAGTATTTTAGGATAGGACGGTTTTCAGATAATCCCAAAGGTAATGTAAAACATTACTAG